A stretch of Clostridium sp. BJN0001 DNA encodes these proteins:
- the ltrA gene encoding group II intron reverse transcriptase/maturase translates to MELFDVILSKENLNRAYKKVIANKGASGIDKVTVEELGKYIRENKEEIIKSLRNRTYFPKPVRRVYIPKSNGKKRPLGIPTALDRTIQQAIAQPISDIYEKVFSEYSYGFRPNRSCHDAIMQALKYLNSGYEWVIDIDIEQFFDKVNHDKLIQILREQVNDSSTLNLIRKYLRAGVMEKGIIKATKTGVPQGGPISVILSNVYLDKLDKELEERGLRFVRYADDVLIFTKSEMAANRVINSISSWIERKLFLKVNATKSKVVRPMRSKYLGFTFLKHDGQWKVKPTKEKKAKLYQEIREYLKRGKAIARPLAVTIKRVNQIVMGWINYFRIGMMRQFMNEFGQWLRHKIRVIIIKQWKNPKTIFRNLLYVNRKYRNGFDNESIYKVANSRLGWYKKCSMNVVNFILNPTLLETKIKDRAGLLNPLNYYLRNVGI, encoded by the coding sequence ATGGAATTATTTGATGTGATATTGTCAAAAGAAAATCTAAACCGAGCCTATAAAAAGGTAATTGCTAATAAAGGTGCAAGTGGAATAGATAAAGTCACAGTAGAAGAACTAGGAAAATATATTAGGGAAAATAAAGAAGAAATAATTAAATCACTTAGAAATAGAACATACTTCCCTAAACCAGTAAGAAGAGTTTATATACCTAAAAGTAATGGTAAAAAGAGACCACTAGGAATTCCTACTGCATTAGACAGAACAATTCAACAAGCAATAGCACAACCTATATCAGATATTTATGAAAAAGTGTTTAGTGAATATAGCTATGGTTTTCGTCCTAATAGAAGTTGCCATGATGCAATTATGCAAGCATTAAAATACTTAAATAGTGGATACGAATGGGTAATAGATATTGATATTGAACAATTCTTTGATAAGGTAAATCATGACAAGTTAATTCAAATTCTTAGAGAGCAAGTAAATGACAGTAGTACTTTAAACCTTATACGTAAATATTTACGAGCAGGGGTAATGGAGAAAGGAATTATAAAAGCAACTAAAACCGGGGTGCCTCAAGGAGGACCCATTTCGGTTATACTTTCAAATGTATATCTTGATAAATTAGATAAGGAATTAGAAGAGCGAGGATTGCGTTTTGTAAGATACGCAGACGATGTTTTAATATTTACTAAAAGTGAAATGGCAGCAAATAGAGTTATAAATTCTATATCTAGTTGGATTGAGAGAAAATTATTCTTAAAAGTAAATGCAACAAAATCAAAAGTAGTCAGACCAATGAGAAGTAAATATCTAGGGTTCACATTCTTAAAGCATGATGGACAATGGAAAGTAAAGCCTACAAAAGAGAAGAAAGCAAAATTGTACCAAGAAATACGTGAATATCTCAAAAGAGGCAAGGCAATTGCAAGACCTCTTGCAGTAACTATTAAAAGAGTAAATCAAATAGTTATGGGGTGGATAAATTATTTCCGTATAGGAATGATGAGACAATTCATGAACGAGTTTGGACAATGGCTAAGGCATAAAATAAGAGTAATTATCATAAAACAATGGAAAAATCCAAAAACAATTTTCAGAAATTTATTATATGTAAATCGAAAATATAGAAATGGATTTGACAATGAAAGTATATATAAAGTTGCAAATTCAAGACTAGGTTGGTACAAGAAATGTAGTATGAATGTAGTAAATTTCATTTTAAACCCAACGCT